In Gadus morhua chromosome 5, gadMor3.0, whole genome shotgun sequence, the genomic stretch CCGTGGTTTTTGTCGTTCACGGAGGTGCTCTTAACCCGGTCCGATCGAGGTCACTCGGTTAAGTCCCTCACAGTTTTGTACAAATTCAGCCTCAacccttttgtttttattagttttacgAGCGGGTCAAGGTCCCTGGTCACCACGAAACCCTGATGTATCTTTTGCCttctttatattatttatttattattaaaaccTCTTTTACGTTTTGCCTTTTTGCCCTCTATTACAAGTCAGTCACAATCAACAATTgcctgtaggcctactatgcACCAATTACCGTGAGGGGATCGGCTTTGAGAGCGTGTCGGTCTGCTTCGCCGAGCCGATGAGTCGACGGGGAAAAGGACTCGAACGAATTGAGTTAACCTACTACAAATGTAGATTTATTCAAATTAGGTCCAATAAACACAATAACTTTTACAACTGAGTATAGATTTGAAAAGAAAAGATAAACGTAAGATAAACAAGATTAAATAAGGAATAGATcttaactaaactaaactaaaatgATAGGGTATTCTCTTCTTAGTAACGTGAGATAGCCCTAtgataaactaaactaaattgGGGACTTGCCACCTCAATCTCCGTGAGGTTGCCCGCTCCTAAGACTAAAACTAAATTGGGGGCTTCTCGTCTCAGTCACCAGCTTAATCAGCCAAATCTTGAGATTGCCTGATGCAAAACTAAACTAATAGGGACTTGTCGTCTCATTGACTTGAGATTGCCCTATGCCGAACTAAACCAATAGAGGCTATATCAGAGTTCCTAAGATGAAATGCTATTGCTGAGTTCCCCGGACACTGTTCAGAGTACAGTTCTAAGAGCAGAAAAGCAGAAGACAACTGCGCAACCCAAGAAGATCTCATAAGGCCAACTAACCCGTgaagctctctccctctctctacctctgtccccCCGAACCCTCTTAATAACTCTCTTTTTATGCAGAGTCCGAGGTGGGGGCCCGATGTGATCTAACAGTCTGAGTTtcgattattattatgtttccTTATTCTCAAcaaatgttattttgttatACATCTTCTGGGTACTTTTCCTATTCCGCCCGCATGGCGGCACATGATGCTTGAGCCGATGCACTAGCCATCACAGGTTTACAATATGTTTGTGTTCTTCTTAGGATCACACGCTATAGTCAGCGTATGATGGTCATATCATGGGGCCTACAGAGACACACGTTCTTTGTATTCCTCACAGTGGCCCCCTCATGCAGCCCATGTCTCCCCCCGTCCATGTGCTCTTTACCATTGATCACATTTTGAAGACACAGACATCTCGATTGCTTCTAAATTTCTACATAATAAGATATATTAAACACACAATTTACCACATAATAAGATATATAAGGCACACAATTGACCACATAAGATACATAAAGCACGCAATTTACCACATAATAAGATACATAAGGCACCCATATATATGTAAGGTAACCTTTGTTGACAGAGTGGTATTGTGTCTTTTTCATGAGTGAGTCAGGAGCGGCTAGGTGCATCGATACAGTGGGTCCTTTCGGGACACATGTCACCaccaaacaaataaaacaaacacattaacaccCGCTGTGGCAGCGACACACCATGGCAATACTGAGAAAACATCTTGTGGTCTTCACTGACCCCCCAAGTGCAGCAGTCAGGTGTCAGCGTGTCTCCACCTCTTCTTCTGCCAGGTGGTCCTCACCGTGTACCTCAGCAACGGCCAGCAGATGCTCACCGAGGCCCCGGTCACCCCAGCCACCACGGTGATGGATGTGGTTGAGTACTGCCAAGAGGCCGGGGAGGGGGACTGCCACCTGGCCGAGGTGTGGAGCGGTCATGGTGAGTCCGTCTCTCCATCTGCCTGTTTGCCTGTCCCCCTGTACGTCTATGTACAGCGGGACAGGTCGGTCGGTCGGTTggtcggtcggtcggtgggtgggtcggtgggtgggtgggtcggtcggtcggtgggtcggtgggtcggtcggtgggtcggtgggtcggtcgttcggtcggtcggtcggtgggtcggtcggtcggtcgttcggtcggtcggtcggtgggtcggtcggtcggtcggtcggtaggtcggtcggtcggtgggtcggtgggtgggtcggtcggtcggtcggtcggtcggtcggtcggtcggtcggtcggtcggtgggtcggtcggtcggtcggtcggtcggtgggtgggtgggtgggtgggtgggtgggtgggtgggtgggtgggtcggtcggtcggtcggtcggtcggtcggtcggtcggtccgACCGACAAGAGAGATTTGGAGCAAGAGAATAATAGGCTGTTTATATGATTTGGGAACAGATTCTGTTGTACGAGAGACATACAAGTAATATGTAGACCATGGTTTGCAAAACAGTCTCAGGATATGAGGCTTGTGAGATCATCCAGATATTGAAGTTTGTGCAGCCAGAAAGAATATCATCAGGTCTTGGCAGCGATAGATACGCCCGCAGTAAAAACCTTTTCTCTGAGAAAAGCCATCCGTGACCATTATTTTCATCAAAAACAGTTGTGATTGCTCTGTGGATCACTCCACCTCCATTGATGCTGATTCTGTAGACTGTGGTGCTCCTTACTGCTCATGAACTGATATTAAACTGAATGAATTTAAACCACGGTGAAATACTTTACAGTGTGAAATGACCCACGAAGGAAGCTGTCACTCACAGCTGTCCCCTCCCACTACCACCCTGCTGGCAGATACAATGacagctgagacacacacacacacacacacacacacacacacacacacacacacacacacacacacacacacacacacacacacacacacacacacacatcaatccGTATCTCTCCGCATCGTTAAAATATACAATTTGTCTGAAGGGTTGACAAATAGCAGCCCCACCATTCCCTATGActcttctttttatttctctGGTTAATATACGAATACTGTCCGACCGAAAAGCACCCCCTTACCCCCTATCTGTCCCCAACTCAGAGAGAGTTCTGCCCCatgacctgctgctgctggacctcCTACATCAGTGGGGCTccagcaggtcagaggtcagcttcTACCTGAGGCACCACCCCTCCCGGAACCAAGGTAACTATTATTACCTTGCTATTCCAATAGGTGTCGCTCTAGGGTACGGGTttattgttttgatacattGTTCTACTGGGTATTAAAGCCGAGATAAAATAGAACCAATGCCTCTTCCTGGATTCTGCTGTCACTCTAATTACTAGTGTATCAGTATATTATATGACAAACATAATAACTACGTTGTCCGCTGTGGACCAATGTAGCTATAATACATTTTGGGTTGGCATTGAAGATAATTTACTATCTACTATACTACTatttgcattcattcattttttgttatttttaatatAAGTTATTTTAATATGGAAGTTAtatggtttgtttttttctgcacTGTATTGGTTGAATTTGGGTTTGAGTTGCAGATCATTGTGTGTTTACTTTGTGTCCCAATCTTTGTCACCGTTGTTGTTTGTGCTCTTTTGTCCATGCTGATCCTTTATAtgatatttgtattgcattattTTTCCCTCGCTTCTCATTGTGACTCTTGGCTTGCCTTCCACTTTGAGTGCTTGCGCTGTTTATGTTGAATGTATTTGTGTTATGAGTGTTGTTGATTTCACATTGAGCTATGTAATACACACAGGCAGCAGTCC encodes the following:
- the LOC115543569 gene encoding apoptosis-stimulating of p53 protein 1, whose protein sequence is MAMLPVVLTVYLSNGQQMLTEAPVTPATTVMDVVEYCQEAGEGDCHLAEVWSGHERVLPHDLLLLDLLHQWGSSRSEVSFYLRHHPSRNQGSSPHPLQNNKTIRETEIADDSMVRPQTNTHTQYKDT